From a region of the Methanomassiliicoccus sp. genome:
- a CDS encoding PstS family phosphate ABC transporter substrate-binding protein, which produces MEKKTIIVISVVVVIIVAALGAVLLTNKGSSNSEGISESGSTTMAEVAALWATEFKNETGIKVTIDTPGSGTGITNFIQGKADIAQCSRAMKQSEKDQASANNITVTEWKVAVDGIAIITNKNNPVTSLSIDQLKGIYNGTITNWNQVGGNDQAIVLYGRDSASGSYASFKDMVLGTDNYSSSMQQFNTNALILPEVENNVGGIGYVGVGYAKEASGQLNIVSVSKSTGGTAYSPLNQDAVYAGSVNSSAGYPLSRFLYLYTDGVPAKDSSQYKWISFVLGTKGQGLVNEAGFYELQSSDLTAMQNQLATAK; this is translated from the coding sequence ATGGAAAAGAAAACGATCATCGTGATCAGCGTGGTCGTGGTCATCATCGTGGCGGCTTTGGGCGCTGTGCTATTGACCAACAAAGGGAGCAGCAATTCTGAGGGGATCAGCGAGAGCGGCTCCACGACCATGGCTGAGGTTGCAGCCCTGTGGGCTACCGAGTTCAAGAACGAAACGGGGATCAAGGTCACCATAGACACTCCCGGTTCCGGCACTGGCATCACCAATTTCATCCAGGGCAAGGCAGATATCGCCCAGTGCTCCCGGGCCATGAAGCAGTCCGAGAAGGACCAGGCTTCGGCCAATAACATCACTGTCACCGAGTGGAAGGTGGCCGTCGATGGGATCGCCATCATCACCAACAAGAACAACCCCGTGACCTCGCTGAGCATCGACCAGCTGAAGGGCATCTACAACGGGACCATCACCAACTGGAACCAGGTAGGTGGGAACGATCAGGCCATCGTCCTCTACGGTCGTGACAGCGCTTCCGGAAGCTACGCTTCGTTCAAGGACATGGTGCTGGGGACCGACAATTACTCGTCGTCCATGCAGCAGTTCAACACCAACGCCCTCATCCTTCCCGAGGTCGAGAACAACGTCGGTGGGATCGGTTATGTCGGTGTCGGCTACGCCAAGGAAGCCAGCGGTCAGCTGAACATCGTGAGCGTCTCCAAGAGCACCGGCGGGACCGCTTACTCTCCGCTGAACCAGGACGCTGTATACGCTGGTAGCGTTAACTCCTCTGCTGGTTACCCGCTCTCCAGGTTCCTGTACCTGTACACCGACGGTGTGCCCGCGAAGGACAGCTCCCAGTACAAGTGGATCAGTTTCGTCCTGGGGACCAAGGGCCAGGGGCTGGTCAACGAGGCCGGCTTCTACGAGCTGCAGTCCTCCGACCTGACCGCGATGCAGAACCAGCTGGCCACTGCCAAGTGA
- the pstC gene encoding phosphate ABC transporter permease subunit PstC — MAFKKKKSKLSVDALRENGARALLFACAFVSLITLGLVFIFLLGNAIPFFQANDLWAFLTGKVWSPFSDYPLYGVLPLLMGTILVSLVAAIIAIPIGIGCTVYLSEIADPKVKRILKPVIEVLAGVPSVVYGLFAALVLSNWIFDIFHPVARLNALNGALILSVMMIPILVSVAEEAMNSVPGSLREASLALGATKWETIRMVVIPASLPGIVAAVVLSVGRAVGETMAVIMATGSATQFTISILDSVRPITAALAIDVPESVAGSMQYYSLFAVGLLLFVITFSINLLADFVLARYKEAYN, encoded by the coding sequence ATGGCCTTTAAAAAAAAGAAATCAAAATTGAGCGTGGACGCCCTCAGGGAAAATGGGGCCAGGGCCCTCCTGTTCGCCTGTGCGTTCGTCTCACTGATAACGCTAGGGCTAGTGTTCATCTTTCTGCTAGGCAACGCCATACCGTTCTTCCAGGCCAACGACCTATGGGCGTTCCTGACCGGGAAGGTGTGGTCGCCGTTCTCCGATTATCCGCTGTACGGCGTGCTTCCCCTGCTCATGGGAACGATTCTGGTCAGCCTGGTCGCTGCCATCATCGCCATACCCATCGGCATCGGATGCACGGTATACCTTTCTGAGATCGCCGATCCGAAGGTCAAGCGCATCCTCAAGCCGGTCATCGAGGTCCTGGCCGGGGTCCCCTCGGTCGTGTACGGGCTGTTCGCGGCCCTCGTGCTCTCCAACTGGATCTTCGACATCTTCCACCCCGTGGCCAGGCTCAACGCCCTGAACGGAGCGCTGATCCTGTCGGTGATGATGATCCCCATCCTGGTGTCGGTGGCCGAGGAGGCCATGAACTCCGTCCCCGGCAGCCTGAGGGAGGCCTCGCTGGCCTTGGGAGCTACCAAATGGGAGACCATTAGGATGGTCGTCATCCCCGCCTCCTTGCCTGGAATTGTCGCAGCGGTCGTCCTGTCAGTGGGCAGGGCGGTGGGGGAGACCATGGCTGTGATCATGGCCACCGGCAGCGCCACCCAGTTCACGATAAGCATCCTTGACTCGGTGCGGCCGATAACCGCTGCTTTGGCCATCGATGTGCCGGAATCCGTGGCTGGCTCCATGCAGTATTACTCCCTGTTCGCAGTGGGCCTCCTGCTGTTCGTCATCACGTTCTCAATCAATCTGCTCGCGGACTTCGTCCTGGCCCGTTACAAGGAGGCATACAATTGA
- a CDS encoding 3-isopropylmalate dehydratase large subunit, with translation MGTISEKILSAHAGKEVHAGDICIVPVDFMMSQDGTTGLTIKAFKQMEAERIANPKKYAIVIDHNSPSPMESVSNIHKEMRDFAEKQGSLIYDVGEGVCHQLLPEHGHVLPGNVVIGGDSHTCTYGALNVFATGVGSTDLAAALVTGHIWFRVPNTIKFVYDGTLPAGTYSKDVILHMCKTLTARGATYKALEIYGSVIDAMSVDARMTISNMVVEVGAKVGLMACDGRVRDYVRQRTNAPFKGVEASGSAIYDRVVREDLSDLPPQIAKPHQVDNVVDVDQVAGTELDQVFIGTCTNGRLEDLKIASEILAGKKIARNLRLIVAPSSRNVLLDAMREGYIDRLVRAGATVIAPSCGPCVGTCNGVPSNEEVVLSTANRNFKGRMGNTKAEIYLSSPATAAYSAMLGHIADVREVQK, from the coding sequence ATGGGTACTATTTCCGAGAAGATACTATCAGCGCATGCTGGAAAGGAGGTCCACGCCGGTGATATCTGCATCGTCCCGGTGGACTTCATGATGTCCCAGGATGGGACCACTGGTCTGACGATCAAGGCGTTCAAGCAGATGGAGGCGGAGCGTATCGCCAACCCCAAGAAGTACGCCATCGTGATCGATCACAACTCGCCGTCGCCCATGGAGTCCGTCTCCAACATCCACAAGGAGATGCGGGACTTCGCCGAGAAGCAGGGCTCCCTGATCTACGACGTCGGGGAGGGCGTATGCCACCAGTTGCTCCCCGAGCACGGCCATGTGCTTCCAGGAAACGTCGTCATCGGCGGCGATTCGCACACCTGCACCTACGGTGCGTTGAACGTCTTCGCCACTGGCGTGGGGTCCACGGACCTCGCCGCGGCTCTGGTCACCGGGCACATCTGGTTCCGGGTGCCCAACACGATCAAGTTCGTGTACGACGGCACCCTGCCGGCGGGCACCTACTCCAAGGACGTCATCCTTCACATGTGCAAGACCCTGACCGCCCGCGGAGCGACCTACAAGGCACTGGAGATCTACGGTTCGGTCATCGACGCCATGTCCGTGGACGCCAGGATGACCATCTCCAACATGGTCGTTGAGGTTGGCGCCAAGGTCGGCCTCATGGCCTGCGACGGCCGCGTCCGTGACTACGTCCGGCAGAGGACCAACGCCCCCTTCAAGGGCGTGGAGGCCTCCGGTTCAGCCATCTACGACCGGGTCGTCAGGGAGGACCTCTCCGACCTACCACCCCAGATCGCCAAGCCCCACCAGGTCGACAACGTCGTCGACGTCGACCAGGTCGCCGGCACCGAACTGGATCAGGTGTTCATCGGTACCTGCACCAACGGCCGGTTGGAAGACCTGAAGATCGCGTCGGAGATCCTGGCGGGGAAGAAGATCGCCCGCAATCTCCGCCTCATCGTCGCCCCCTCCTCCAGGAACGTCCTGTTGGACGCCATGCGTGAGGGCTACATCGACCGCCTGGTGCGTGCCGGCGCCACCGTCATCGCCCCGTCCTGCGGGCCCTGCGTGGGCACCTGCAACGGCGTCCCCTCCAACGAAGAGGTCGTGCTCTCGACCGCCAACCGCAACTTCAAGGGCCGCATGGGCAACACCAAGGCCGAGATCTACCTGAGCAGCCCGGCCACTGCGGCCTATTCCGCCATGCTGGGCCACATCGCCGACGTCAGGGAGGTGCAGAAATGA
- the carA gene encoding glutamine-hydrolyzing carbamoyl-phosphate synthase small subunit: protein MVKQCHLILENGTIAEGTGFGSERTVYGEVVFTTGMCGYQESLTDPSYKGQILIMSHPIIGNYGINDKFSESPSVQVTGYVVREACSSPSAMYGHEGLGNFLERNGVPGIAELDTRSLIIGIREKGVLKGAISFDEDPQEVLEKVRRMPYPSDSNLVAEASTKRIIRYEKEGAKKIGLIDCGVKANIVRELRKRFSVVQVPYDTPASVLRDEEIDGLFLSNGPGDPGHPDLRNTTIRTIRELKEELPIMGICMGNQLLALAFGGQTYKMKFGHRGVNQPVKYNGRVYITSQNHGYVVDPLSIEGSGLEVDQLNVNDGTVDGMRHRELPIFSVQYHPEASAGPKDTTFLFDDYVKMLEAKR, encoded by the coding sequence ATGGTAAAACAGTGCCACCTCATCCTTGAAAACGGGACAATCGCTGAGGGCACTGGCTTTGGTTCTGAAAGGACGGTGTACGGCGAGGTCGTGTTCACCACCGGCATGTGCGGTTACCAAGAGAGCTTGACCGACCCTTCCTACAAAGGCCAGATTCTTATCATGTCCCATCCGATCATCGGTAATTACGGTATCAACGACAAGTTCTCGGAGTCTCCCTCCGTACAGGTGACCGGGTATGTGGTGAGGGAAGCTTGCTCCTCCCCTTCCGCCATGTATGGTCATGAGGGCTTGGGTAACTTCCTGGAGAGGAACGGTGTCCCTGGTATCGCCGAACTGGACACCCGCTCGCTCATCATTGGCATCCGGGAGAAGGGCGTGCTCAAGGGCGCGATCTCCTTCGACGAGGACCCCCAGGAGGTGCTGGAAAAGGTGAGGAGGATGCCTTACCCTTCCGACTCGAACCTGGTGGCCGAGGCGAGCACCAAGAGGATAATCCGCTACGAGAAGGAAGGGGCCAAGAAGATCGGCCTCATCGACTGCGGAGTAAAGGCCAACATCGTCCGCGAGCTGCGCAAGCGGTTCAGCGTGGTGCAGGTGCCCTACGATACTCCGGCCTCGGTGCTCAGGGACGAGGAGATCGATGGGCTGTTCCTATCCAACGGGCCGGGGGACCCTGGTCACCCCGATCTCAGGAACACGACCATCCGGACCATTAGGGAGCTGAAGGAGGAGCTGCCGATCATGGGCATCTGCATGGGCAATCAATTGCTGGCCCTGGCCTTCGGTGGACAAACATACAAGATGAAGTTCGGCCACCGGGGGGTCAACCAGCCAGTGAAGTACAACGGCCGGGTGTATATCACCTCCCAGAACCACGGATATGTGGTCGACCCGCTGTCCATCGAGGGCAGCGGCCTGGAGGTCGATCAACTCAACGTCAACGACGGGACGGTGGACGGGATGAGACACCGCGAGCTGCCTATCTTCTCGGTGCAGTATCACCCCGAAGCCTCGGCCGGGCCCAAGGACACCACCTTCCTATTCGACGACTACGTCAAGATGCTGGAGGCTAAGCGATGA
- the pstB gene encoding phosphate ABC transporter ATP-binding protein PstB codes for MSDIEVKDLNVHFDKHHALKSVNMRIAEKKITAIIGPSGCGKSTFIRCLNRMNDLIPVAKVEGEVLVGGTNIYDPSVDVVDIRKHIGMVFQKPNPFPKSIYENIAFAPRIHGIKDKKALDAVVERSLRRAALWEEVKDRLGKSAYALSGGQQQRLCIARTMAIEPEIILFDEPCSALDPIATSKIEDLLIDLKKDFTVVIVTHNMQQAARVADSTAFFYLGELIEYGDTHQMFEKPEKELTEQYITGRMG; via the coding sequence ATGTCTGATATCGAGGTCAAGGACCTTAACGTCCATTTCGACAAGCATCATGCGCTGAAGAGCGTGAACATGAGGATCGCGGAGAAGAAGATCACCGCCATCATCGGCCCGTCTGGATGTGGCAAATCCACGTTCATACGGTGCCTGAACCGTATGAACGACCTGATCCCGGTGGCCAAGGTCGAGGGGGAGGTTCTGGTGGGAGGAACGAACATCTATGATCCCTCCGTCGACGTCGTGGACATCCGCAAGCATATCGGAATGGTCTTCCAGAAGCCGAATCCCTTCCCCAAGTCCATCTACGAGAACATAGCCTTCGCCCCCCGCATCCACGGAATCAAGGATAAGAAGGCCCTGGACGCGGTAGTCGAGAGGTCCCTCCGCCGGGCGGCGCTGTGGGAGGAGGTCAAGGACCGGCTGGGCAAGAGCGCCTATGCACTGTCTGGGGGTCAGCAGCAGAGACTGTGCATCGCGCGAACGATGGCCATTGAGCCGGAGATCATCCTGTTCGACGAGCCATGCTCCGCGCTGGACCCCATAGCCACCTCCAAGATCGAGGACCTGTTGATCGACCTCAAGAAGGACTTCACCGTGGTCATTGTGACGCATAACATGCAGCAAGCGGCCAGGGTGGCCGATTCGACGGCCTTTTTCTACCTAGGGGAGCTGATCGAGTACGGCGACACTCACCAGATGTTCGAGAAGCCGGAGAAGGAGCTTACCGAGCAGTATATCACCGGGAGGATGGGATGA
- a CDS encoding mRNA surveillance protein pelota, translated as MRVLHQDRQAGEIKVQVETLDDLWHLYNIIVPGDIVISVTYRRDESKTDKLRAERGEKKRMVLGIRTEDIEFQESENRLRIHGVIVEGPQDVGSYHTLNLGEADVLTIRKEVWNQAVLERVKRAVDDSRKPKILFVSLENDEAVIALARQFGIQEVARIYAPSSGKMYDQKEDRSFYGDVMEKVRQSAEPGVPLIILGPGFAKEALLSLGKEKEPDLFKEAHIYHTGQAGMAGVHELMKAGLGTEAVQGSRAAMETKLVEDVLTEIATSGPVAYGPAEVERAVSMGAVETLVILDSIVRQNRWGGLMSAVENSRGKVVVISERFEAGKKLESIGGIAALLRFKLPG; from the coding sequence ATGCGAGTCCTCCATCAAGATCGTCAGGCCGGGGAGATCAAAGTCCAGGTCGAGACGCTCGACGACCTGTGGCACCTCTACAACATCATCGTCCCCGGGGACATCGTGATCTCCGTGACCTACCGCCGGGACGAGTCCAAGACTGACAAGCTGAGGGCGGAACGGGGGGAGAAGAAGCGCATGGTCCTGGGTATCCGGACGGAGGACATCGAGTTCCAGGAGTCGGAGAACCGCCTTCGGATCCATGGGGTCATCGTCGAGGGCCCCCAGGACGTAGGCTCGTACCACACCCTCAACCTGGGAGAGGCTGACGTGCTCACCATCCGCAAGGAGGTATGGAACCAGGCGGTGTTGGAGCGAGTCAAGAGGGCGGTGGACGATTCCCGCAAGCCCAAGATCCTATTCGTCTCCCTGGAGAACGATGAGGCGGTCATCGCCCTCGCCCGCCAGTTCGGCATTCAAGAAGTCGCCCGCATCTACGCTCCCTCGTCAGGAAAAATGTACGATCAGAAGGAGGACCGCAGCTTCTACGGGGACGTCATGGAGAAGGTGAGGCAATCTGCCGAACCCGGGGTGCCGCTGATCATCCTCGGCCCGGGCTTCGCCAAGGAGGCGCTGCTGTCATTGGGGAAGGAGAAAGAACCTGACCTGTTCAAAGAGGCGCACATCTATCACACTGGCCAGGCCGGTATGGCTGGCGTCCACGAGCTCATGAAGGCCGGTCTGGGGACCGAGGCCGTCCAGGGCTCGAGAGCGGCGATGGAGACCAAGTTGGTGGAGGATGTCCTCACCGAGATAGCCACGAGTGGGCCGGTGGCCTACGGGCCGGCGGAGGTGGAGCGGGCGGTGTCCATGGGGGCGGTGGAGACCCTGGTGATCCTGGACAGCATCGTTCGGCAGAACCGCTGGGGGGGCCTCATGTCCGCGGTAGAGAACTCCCGGGGGAAGGTGGTGGTGATCAGCGAGCGCTTCGAGGCCGGGAAGAAGCTTGAATCGATCGGTGGGATCGCCGCGCTGCTGCGCTTCAAGCTACCAGGGTGA
- a CDS encoding zinc ribbon domain-containing protein encodes MEIKCSRCGADNPPTNKYCGQCGKALVEETKLGKTMGAVGWFTMAIGLTLLILTTAYYILLTVMSLWGMGEGMYHFIFPISYPVSGQGFQWPGLAIGVPLGMLGIVICAWPRLHVPGSSGKGIRGLMLIGSALVLAGAIFGAMPQIFYSMYGGENSWIARGLYSTNYQTLMLAGFTIILAGTVWAAWKGRRWGLPSTAIVTDGTADEGNGAHP; translated from the coding sequence TTGGAGATTAAGTGCTCTCGCTGCGGCGCGGACAACCCGCCGACGAACAAGTACTGCGGACAGTGCGGAAAAGCTCTTGTCGAAGAGACCAAGCTCGGCAAAACGATGGGGGCCGTGGGATGGTTCACCATGGCCATCGGGTTGACTTTGCTTATCCTGACGACAGCATATTACATCCTCCTGACGGTGATGAGCTTGTGGGGAATGGGCGAAGGTATGTACCATTTCATCTTCCCTATAAGCTATCCAGTCTCAGGCCAGGGATTCCAGTGGCCCGGTCTGGCCATCGGGGTGCCATTGGGAATGCTGGGAATCGTTATTTGTGCGTGGCCCCGCCTTCACGTTCCTGGCTCTTCGGGCAAGGGGATCAGGGGGCTCATGCTCATTGGAAGCGCCCTTGTGCTCGCCGGAGCGATCTTCGGTGCCATGCCACAGATATTCTATAGCATGTATGGAGGCGAAAACTCCTGGATAGCACGGGGATTGTACTCAACAAATTACCAAACATTGATGCTGGCCGGGTTCACGATCATCCTGGCCGGCACGGTGTGGGCGGCGTGGAAGGGCCGACGATGGGGTCTGCCGTCGACGGCGATAGTCACTGACGGCACTGCGGACGAGGGGAACGGAGCACATCCCTGA
- the nifV gene encoding homocitrate synthase has translation MRGLNGRAGNDRQESERMMKDKQEVLAKLAKSKLIVCDTTLRDGEQAAGIVFANLEKVRIAKLLDEIGVQQIEAGIPAMGGDEKAAIKRIAHLGLNASILGWNRASKEDISNSIDCDVDSVAISMSSSDIHIEHKLMKSREWVLERIVESVEYAKAHGLYISVNAEDASRADPDFMLQFAKSAKDAGADRVRYCDTLGIMTPSGMYDAIKRIIDNVHIPIEMHTHNDFGMATANAIAGVQAGATFLSTTVMGIGERTGNSPLEEVVMASKHLLNIDTGIDTKRLREIAEYVARASSREIPAWKPIVGQNCFAHEAGIHTDGVMKFLSNYEPYSPEEVGMSRKIIVGKHSGRSTIKQILAARGIELDDASAAAILEIVRATSVSLKRSLSENELLYIYQDYREGASPTPMNKVN, from the coding sequence GTGCGTGGCCTAAATGGGCGGGCAGGGAACGACAGGCAGGAAAGTGAACGTATGATGAAGGACAAGCAGGAGGTCTTGGCAAAGCTGGCGAAGAGCAAGCTCATCGTCTGCGACACCACCCTCAGGGACGGTGAGCAGGCGGCGGGGATAGTCTTCGCCAACCTGGAGAAGGTTCGCATCGCCAAGTTGCTGGACGAGATCGGTGTCCAGCAAATCGAGGCGGGGATCCCGGCGATGGGCGGCGACGAGAAGGCCGCCATCAAGCGCATAGCCCACCTGGGACTGAACGCCTCCATACTGGGATGGAATCGGGCTTCCAAGGAGGACATCTCCAACAGCATCGACTGTGATGTCGACTCCGTTGCCATTTCCATGTCCTCATCGGACATCCACATCGAGCACAAGCTCATGAAATCCCGCGAATGGGTACTGGAGCGCATCGTCGAGTCGGTGGAATATGCCAAGGCCCACGGCCTATACATATCAGTCAACGCCGAGGACGCCTCCCGTGCCGATCCCGACTTCATGTTGCAGTTCGCCAAGTCGGCCAAGGATGCCGGGGCGGACCGGGTCAGGTACTGCGACACCCTGGGCATCATGACTCCTTCGGGGATGTACGATGCCATCAAGCGCATCATCGATAACGTTCATATCCCGATAGAGATGCACACCCACAACGATTTCGGCATGGCCACCGCCAACGCCATCGCCGGGGTGCAGGCCGGGGCAACCTTCCTCAGCACCACGGTGATGGGGATCGGGGAACGCACCGGGAACTCCCCGCTGGAGGAGGTCGTCATGGCCTCCAAGCATCTGCTGAACATCGACACCGGCATCGACACCAAGCGGCTGCGGGAGATCGCCGAGTACGTGGCCAGGGCGAGCAGCAGGGAGATCCCGGCGTGGAAGCCCATCGTGGGGCAGAACTGCTTCGCTCACGAGGCCGGCATTCACACCGATGGTGTCATGAAGTTCCTCTCCAACTACGAACCGTACTCTCCCGAGGAGGTGGGCATGTCCCGCAAGATCATCGTCGGTAAGCACTCCGGGAGGAGCACCATAAAGCAGATACTGGCAGCGAGGGGCATCGAGCTCGACGACGCCTCGGCCGCCGCGATCCTGGAGATCGTGAGGGCCACCTCGGTCTCGCTCAAGCGCTCGCTATCCGAGAACGAGCTGCTGTACATATACCAGGATTACCGGGAGGGGGCGAGCCCGACTCCCATGAACAAGGTGAACTAA
- the pstA gene encoding phosphate ABC transporter permease PstA: protein MNRRLKERIIFNLLRGCAIIVVLMLVVILGYVVVNGAGMLSIDLFTQDPAPNRHGAMVNGGILSPIVGTIMLMMLVLIIAIPIGVLGSIFLVEYWGDSKLSRIWWLVINNLAGVPSIVWGLLGVALLVYYLNFGLSLIAAGITLSLLVLPIIMVSTKEAVEAVPSSIYEASVALGATKFQTIIHHILPYSASGILTGTILSLSRAAGETAPLLLTGVAVNASIPDGLFSKFQALPYYIYLMTQTSDRSAAIPMAYAAALVLILIIVGMNLVAIILRNNYRKKYRW, encoded by the coding sequence TTGAACCGTAGGCTGAAAGAGAGGATAATCTTCAACCTCCTGCGGGGTTGCGCCATCATCGTCGTGCTGATGCTGGTGGTCATCCTGGGCTATGTGGTGGTCAACGGCGCGGGCATGCTGAGCATCGACCTCTTCACCCAAGACCCGGCCCCCAATCGCCATGGGGCGATGGTCAACGGAGGCATCCTTAGCCCCATCGTTGGCACCATCATGCTGATGATGCTCGTTCTCATCATCGCCATACCCATCGGCGTGCTGGGCTCCATCTTCCTGGTCGAGTATTGGGGTGATTCCAAACTGTCCAGGATATGGTGGCTGGTGATCAACAACCTGGCCGGCGTTCCCTCCATAGTATGGGGTCTGCTGGGGGTCGCTCTGCTGGTGTACTACCTGAACTTCGGGCTTAGTCTGATCGCCGCGGGCATAACCCTGAGCTTGCTGGTCCTCCCCATCATCATGGTGTCGACGAAGGAGGCCGTCGAGGCCGTCCCCTCGTCGATATACGAGGCGTCGGTGGCCCTGGGAGCGACCAAGTTCCAGACCATCATCCATCACATCTTGCCCTATTCCGCATCAGGGATCCTGACGGGAACGATCCTGTCCCTATCCCGGGCCGCGGGAGAGACTGCGCCTCTCCTTCTGACCGGAGTGGCGGTCAACGCCTCCATACCCGATGGCCTGTTCTCTAAGTTCCAGGCTCTGCCCTATTACATCTATCTGATGACCCAGACGTCCGACCGCAGTGCGGCCATCCCCATGGCCTATGCCGCTGCTCTGGTGCTGATCCTCATCATAGTGGGAATGAACCTGGTGGCGATAATCCTCAGGAATAATTACAGGAAGAAATACAGGTGGTAA
- a CDS encoding 3-isopropylmalate dehydratase small subunit has product MTKMSGKAHTFGDNLNTDYVISGKYKFKTLDMNELAKHVMEDIRPGFYDEIEKGDFVVAGENLGAGSSREQAPLVLKAAGIGAVVAKSFARIFYRNCINVGLPVVEVDTSQIEEGDVLEVDIAAGMVKNVTKGIMLEAKPLPPVMMKILSDGGLAEHLKKHNGFALDEE; this is encoded by the coding sequence ATGACCAAGATGAGCGGGAAGGCCCATACCTTCGGGGACAACCTCAACACCGATTACGTCATATCGGGCAAGTACAAGTTCAAGACCCTGGATATGAACGAGCTGGCCAAGCACGTCATGGAGGACATCCGGCCAGGGTTCTATGATGAGATCGAGAAGGGCGACTTCGTGGTGGCGGGGGAGAACCTCGGCGCCGGGTCCTCGCGCGAGCAGGCGCCCCTGGTGCTCAAGGCCGCCGGCATCGGCGCGGTGGTGGCGAAGTCATTCGCCCGCATATTCTACCGCAACTGCATAAACGTCGGTTTGCCGGTGGTCGAGGTGGACACCTCCCAGATCGAGGAGGGGGACGTCCTTGAGGTCGACATCGCCGCCGGAATGGTGAAGAACGTCACCAAGGGCATCATGCTGGAAGCGAAGCCCCTTCCGCCGGTTATGATGAAGATCCTATCCGACGGCGGTCTGGCGGAGCATCTCAAGAAGCACAACGGCTTCGCTCTTGACGAAGAGTAA
- a CDS encoding phosphate uptake regulator PhoU, with amino-acid sequence MVSKSVESRKVQKTGLSTITVSLPKDWVASNNLKAGDQVNLEVMADGSLSVDPKERKKREPVRKIVMVEKDDTPEHLSRKLIGAYLAGFNIIEVRSKERMDLDTKHAVKDFARLVIGPEVIEETANTLVMHDLSDPVELPQKKCVRRMHLIVDSMHRDAITAFIEGDGSLARDVIDRDQDVDRLYWMTVKQFNLIQADRSLAERIGVDIYESMSLMLVARMMERIGDHAEKIARHALEVENKKECERELGKMAALSKDALDTLRESIECYFLREINASNATIDRAEGLVRQAEQLIPELQGLPGKGAATKTSVLDSVVRTMMYSTDIAELAINEAMRER; translated from the coding sequence ATGGTCAGCAAGAGCGTGGAATCACGGAAGGTGCAGAAGACCGGCCTATCTACGATAACGGTCTCTCTGCCAAAGGATTGGGTGGCATCAAACAATCTGAAGGCAGGGGATCAGGTCAATCTGGAGGTGATGGCCGATGGATCGCTGAGCGTCGATCCCAAGGAGCGCAAGAAGCGGGAGCCAGTACGGAAGATCGTCATGGTGGAGAAGGACGATACTCCCGAGCATCTCAGCAGGAAGCTCATCGGCGCCTACCTCGCCGGCTTCAACATAATCGAGGTTCGATCAAAGGAGCGCATGGACCTTGACACCAAGCATGCGGTGAAGGACTTCGCTAGGCTGGTCATCGGCCCGGAGGTCATCGAGGAGACCGCGAACACACTGGTCATGCACGACCTGTCCGACCCCGTGGAGCTACCGCAGAAGAAATGCGTGCGCAGGATGCACCTCATCGTCGATTCGATGCACCGTGACGCCATCACCGCATTCATCGAGGGCGACGGCAGCTTGGCCAGGGACGTCATCGACCGAGACCAGGACGTAGATCGCCTATATTGGATGACTGTCAAGCAGTTCAATCTCATCCAGGCGGACCGCAGCCTTGCCGAGCGCATCGGTGTGGATATCTACGAATCGATGAGCCTGATGCTCGTTGCCCGCATGATGGAGCGTATCGGCGATCATGCGGAAAAGATCGCCCGGCATGCCCTCGAAGTGGAAAACAAGAAGGAGTGCGAGCGAGAGCTGGGGAAAATGGCTGCGCTGAGCAAGGATGCCTTGGATACGTTGAGGGAGTCGATCGAGTGTTACTTCCTGCGGGAGATCAACGCGTCCAACGCGACCATCGATCGCGCCGAAGGCTTGGTCCGGCAGGCCGAGCAACTGATCCCAGAGCTTCAGGGCCTCCCGGGCAAGGGGGCGGCCACCAAGACCTCGGTCCTCGACAGCGTCGTCCGAACGATGATGTACTCCACCGACATCGCTGAGCTGGCCATAAACGAAGCAATGCGCGAGAGATGA